From Cytophagales bacterium, the proteins below share one genomic window:
- a CDS encoding DUF3750 domain-containing protein, whose product MDRKLTDEEKIEQGKKYVHPQSIRSHDFLRISYRRLIIWSVFILFLAIPPIVDTTIDKVSKGNKNAHKIVVPNPTQQEPIIQVYAARTWGPKGIFAVHSWIAMKPQGAKNFEVSQVIGWREDHQGNVLFRETHVPVNSWYGNEAALLLDLRGDHVESLIEKVDVAIKAYPWKDEYHLFPGPNSNTFVSWVGLKVPELGLDLPSTAIGKDWRPLKQVLGSSASGTGIQASLFGLLGTSIGLEEGLEINILGLNFELDLIDLAFELPLFGRFEIWYLLGYLIIWLYARKWIIRTRSKYIYLA is encoded by the coding sequence ATGGATCGAAAGCTAACGGATGAGGAAAAAATTGAACAAGGCAAAAAGTACGTTCACCCACAGAGTATCAGGTCTCATGACTTCCTCAGAATATCTTATCGCAGGCTCATTATCTGGTCAGTATTTATCCTATTTCTGGCCATCCCTCCAATCGTAGATACTACCATTGATAAAGTTTCTAAGGGAAATAAGAATGCTCATAAAATAGTTGTTCCGAATCCAACTCAACAAGAACCCATCATACAGGTCTATGCGGCCCGAACCTGGGGCCCAAAAGGAATATTCGCAGTACATAGTTGGATCGCGATGAAACCACAGGGAGCAAAAAATTTTGAAGTCAGTCAGGTCATTGGATGGAGAGAAGATCATCAAGGTAATGTACTCTTCCGAGAGACTCATGTACCGGTGAATAGCTGGTATGGCAATGAGGCCGCTTTGTTGCTGGATTTACGTGGAGATCATGTTGAATCACTCATCGAAAAAGTGGATGTGGCTATCAAAGCGTACCCCTGGAAAGATGAATACCACCTATTTCCCGGACCCAATAGCAATACATTCGTTTCCTGGGTCGGCTTAAAGGTCCCTGAACTAGGTCTGGACCTACCCTCGACGGCTATTGGAAAAGACTGGCGACCGCTGAAACAAGTACTGGGATCATCTGCAAGTGGAACTGGGATCCAGGCTTCACTTTTCGGCCTGTTAGGAACAAGTATTGGTTTAGAAGAAGGTCTGGAGATCAATATTCTTGGCCTCAATTTTGAATTGGACCTGATTGATCTGGCATTTGAACTCCCTTTGTTTGGGAGGTTCGAGATCTGGTATTTACTAGGCTATCTGATCATATGGCTATATGCCAGAAAGTGGATCATCAGAACCAGGTCGAAATATATTTATCTTGCGTAA